One genomic window of Quercus lobata isolate SW786 chromosome 9, ValleyOak3.0 Primary Assembly, whole genome shotgun sequence includes the following:
- the LOC115959239 gene encoding uncharacterized protein LOC115959239 isoform X1, translated as MKLIGPHHLRKKDGSNSNSSRHNLQRKMKKFLQHMLQKFQSLMYQTYLCQQLLYLSGLIMPTISASEGAGEIDKKIDEDDKISISASSILRPRAVLSSPEMGTHMLENILRTQCMGLGSILLQMDIDMKDPGMRVEGKGLECTHSEMVKHKLVTGKMEFLTFQAHRTPPILYLLLLFIIQKYSMQCRKLGEQQTKPMM; from the exons ATGAAGCTCATAGGGCCTCACCATCTTAGAAAGAAGGATGGATCAAACAGTAACTCTTCTAGACACAATTTG CaaaggaaaatgaagaaatttctCCAGCATATGTTGCAAAAATTCCAAAGTCTTATGTACCAAACGTACTTGTGTCAACAACTTCTGTATCTGTCAGGTTTGATCATGCCCACAATTTCTGCATCTGAAG GAGCAGGGGAAATTGACAAAAAGATTGATGAGGATGATAAAATAAGTATTAGTGCCAGCTCAATCCTGCGTCCACGTGCTGTCTTATCTAGTCCAG AAATGGGGACACATATGCTGGAGAATATTTTGCGGACTCAATGCATGGGTTTGGGCTCTATTCTTTTGCAAATGGACATCGATATGAAGGACCCTGGCATGAGGGTAGAAGGCAAGGGCTTGGAATGTACACATTCAGAAATGGTGAAACACAAGCTGGTCACTGGCAAAATGGAATTCTTGACATTCCAAGCACACAGAACACCACCCATCCTGTATCTCCTGTTGCTGTTTATCATTCAAAAGTACTCAATGCAGTGCAG GAAGCTCGGCGAGCAGCAGACAAAGCCTATGATGTAG
- the LOC115959239 gene encoding uncharacterized protein LOC115959239 isoform X2 — protein sequence MKLIGPHHLRKKDGSNSNSSRHNLQRKMKKFLQHMLQKFQSLMYQTYLCQQLLYLSGAGEIDKKIDEDDKISISASSILRPRAVLSSPEMGTHMLENILRTQCMGLGSILLQMDIDMKDPGMRVEGKGLECTHSEMVKHKLVTGKMEFLTFQAHRTPPILYLLLLFIIQKYSMQCRKLGEQQTKPMM from the exons ATGAAGCTCATAGGGCCTCACCATCTTAGAAAGAAGGATGGATCAAACAGTAACTCTTCTAGACACAATTTG CaaaggaaaatgaagaaatttctCCAGCATATGTTGCAAAAATTCCAAAGTCTTATGTACCAAACGTACTTGTGTCAACAACTTCTGTATCTGTCAG GAGCAGGGGAAATTGACAAAAAGATTGATGAGGATGATAAAATAAGTATTAGTGCCAGCTCAATCCTGCGTCCACGTGCTGTCTTATCTAGTCCAG AAATGGGGACACATATGCTGGAGAATATTTTGCGGACTCAATGCATGGGTTTGGGCTCTATTCTTTTGCAAATGGACATCGATATGAAGGACCCTGGCATGAGGGTAGAAGGCAAGGGCTTGGAATGTACACATTCAGAAATGGTGAAACACAAGCTGGTCACTGGCAAAATGGAATTCTTGACATTCCAAGCACACAGAACACCACCCATCCTGTATCTCCTGTTGCTGTTTATCATTCAAAAGTACTCAATGCAGTGCAG GAAGCTCGGCGAGCAGCAGACAAAGCCTATGATGTAG
- the LOC115961734 gene encoding uncharacterized protein LOC115961734, which translates to MATDANQKVLPLAFAVVDKESGPSWGWFLECLRTSIEHVIPKDGICIISDRHKGIRCAIREWPRGEDGREQVYHRYCLRHIASNFNKKFEDPTLKALALKAGYATHEVKFKSIMQTIKEAEINLLRGVDPTDRHILRYMPYTYLMSEDVEKWTQSQDGGRRYGAMTTNISECFNGVLKGARGLPIAAMVEFTWSKLVAYFCERHQKITSDLSQGKVWSDYVMEIYNKNEQKTAGHTLRNFNHEIGVYQVVTPYNDHRGGRGNHSHEVHIIEQTCGCRKWQNLKIPCSHAIKVFKGLHLDATSYIDPCYSLNNAIKTYSHHFVVPKSESLWRDVRGP; encoded by the coding sequence ATGGCAACTGATGCTAACCAAAAAGTTTTGCCTCTCGCCTTTGCTGTTGTGGACAAGGAGTCAGGGCCTAGTTGGGGTTGGTTTTTAGAGTGTCTCAGGACTTCCATAGAGCATGTCATACCTAAGGATGGCATTTGCATTATTTCTGACCGACATAAAGGTATCAGATGCGCCATTCGAGAGTGGCCTAGAGGTGAGGACGGAAGAGAACAGGTATATCACcgatattgccttcgacatattgctagcaacttcaacaaaaaatttgagGACCCGACTCTAAAGGCATTGGCCTTGAAAGCTGGATATGCGACTCATGAAGTGAAATTTAAGTCCATAATGCAAACCATTAAGGAGGCCGAGATTAATTTACTGAGGGGTGTAGACCCTACTGATCGCCACATCCTACGCTATATGCCATACACATATCTAATGAGTGAGGATGTTGAGAAATGGACCCAGTCACAAGATGGTGGAAGACGTTacggggcaatgacaaccaatatctCTGAGTGTTTTAATGGGGTACTTAAAGGTGCCCGCGGTTTGCCCATTGCTGCAATGGTTGAGTTCACTTGGTCCaaacttgttgcatatttcTGCGAACGACATCAAAAAATTACTTCTGATCTCTCTCAAGGTAAGGTGTGGAGTGATTATGTAATGGAgatttataacaaaaatgagCAGAAAACTGCAGGACACACTCTGAGGAATTTTAATCATGAAATTGGTGTATATCAAGTGGTTACCCCGTACAACGACCATAGAGGTGGAAGGGGAAACCACAGTCATGAAGTGCACATAATTGAGCAAACATGTGGTTGCAGAAAGTGGCAAAACTTGaagatcccttgttcacatgcaattaaagttTTTAAAGGTCTGCACCTCGATGCGACCAGCTATATTGACCCATGTTACAGTTTGAACAACGCCATTAAGACATATTCACATCATTTTGTGGTGCCAAAATCAGAGTCATTGTGGAGGGACGTTCGCGGACCATAG